From the Lathyrus oleraceus cultivar Zhongwan6 chromosome 4, CAAS_Psat_ZW6_1.0, whole genome shotgun sequence genome, one window contains:
- the LOC127138441 gene encoding uncharacterized protein LOC127138441, which translates to MEFKFRAVDNVKPPPTSPQSLSPVTYLPPDHPSLQMDGSFSGLRMPLSGEAALRREIEKELIRREILRRSELEEEVRRELAMEKELGISIQRPLMNIQGLMSHWSNSTVMNPVSLAHIRASQPPSILPPSPEISDKDKVIVLAKPDPDLFNAKRKATAPPVSENEPFAFSLKKKSKEEWSCALCEVKATSESGLNAHLNGKKHKAREAGQKRKIARRNKKSGKNVKATQTVVDTTELGIDAEKDQQLLQPCTALEAMNETVVDKGVEESKKEEQLVKTVADNDTSATESKNDKFVAMRVGKNEEQLGETVADNGGSVIKSTNEDKLVEMMIGNDIIKFENGGLVAEKSQNVGSLESIKDAAIEKAEKRSALTKRRKVEPLWCEICEISTFSKAVMEGHVKGKKHIKKMNKFGQNNASPPSTSSVSQKAPRLIKDA; encoded by the exons ATGGAGTTCAAATTTCGTGCCGTCGACAATGTCAAACCACCACCAACCTCGCCGCAGTCTCTTTCCCCGGTCACATATCTCCCTCCTGATCATCCATCACTTCAAA TGGACGGAAGCTTTTCTGGCTTGCGAATGCCGTTATCCGGCGAGGCGGCACTGAGACGGGAGATTGAGAAGGAGCTAATCCGTCGAGAAATTTTGCGGCGAAGTGAGTTGGAGGAGGAAGTGAGAAGGGAGCTTGCAATGGAGAAAGAATTGGGGATTTCAATACAGAGGCCGCTCATGAATATTCAGGGACTAATGTCTCATTGGTCGAACTCAACCGTGATGAACCCTGTTTCTCTTGCTCATATCCGTGCTTCACAACCACCGTCGATTTTGCCCCCTTCTCCGGAGATCAGTGACAAGGACAAAGTTATAGTGCTG GCTAAGCCAGATCCCGATCTCTTTAATGCAAAGCGAAAAGCAACGGCACCTCCTGTTTCTGAAAATGAACCTTTTGCGTTTAGTTTGAAGAAAAAATCGAAGGAGGAGTGGAGCTGTGCACTCTGTGAAGTTAAAGCTACAAGTGAGAGTGGTTTGAATGCTCATTTGAACGGTAAGAAACACAAGGCCAGAGAAGCAGGACAGAAGAGGAAGATTGCCAGGAGAAACAAAAAAAGTGGGAAAAATGTGAAGGCTACTCAAACTGTTGTTGATACCACAGAGTTAGGTATTGATGCTGAAAAAGATCAACAGCTTCTTCAACCTTGCACAGCCTTGGAAGCCATGAATGAGACTGTTGTTGATAAGGGTGTTGAAGAAAGTAAAAAAGAGGAGCAGCTTGTGAAGACAGTGGCTGATAATGATACAAGTGCAACAGAATCAAAAAATGACAAGTTTGTGGCGATGAGGGTTGGTAAAAATGAGGAGCAACTTGGGGAAACAGTTGCTGATAATGGTGGAAGTGTAATAAAATCCACAAATGAGGATAAGCTCGTGGAGATGATGATCGGTAATGATATTATAAAATTTGAAAACGGGGGGCTGGTTGCGGAGAAAAGCCAAAATGTAGGCTCTTTGGAGAGTATAAAAGATGCTGCAATCGAGAAAGCGGAGAAGAGAAGTGCATTAACAAAAAGGAGAAAGGTTGAACCTTTGTGGTGTGAAATTTGTGAAATTAGCACTTTCTCAAAAGCTGTGATGGAAGGTCATGTGAAAGGGAAAAAGCACATAAAGAAAATGAACAAGTTTGGACAAAACAATGCAAGTCCCCCATCCACATCTTCTGTATCACAAAAAGCTCCTAGGTTGATCAAAGATGCATAA